The following are encoded together in the Humulus lupulus chromosome 5, drHumLupu1.1, whole genome shotgun sequence genome:
- the LOC133834610 gene encoding ABC transporter C family member 10-like yields the protein MEEIWTMFCAESDCIGESCGSSFEFLSHPSSCTSHALIIFFNVVLLFMLLITMVKKSSSPRLDGVPSRFQVLSTLQIVSAVVNGCLGLSFLFFGVWILEEKLRQTHTALPLNLWFQALFQSFTLLLIGLTVSIKVKQLPRTPVRLLTILATLFAGFACVLSLFAAVLNRQVTIKIALDVLSLPGAVLLLLCAYKSCKYEENDNDVIVQKGLYRPLNGEAKGKYDGENHDSVTPFAREGCFSKFSFWWLNSLMKKGRKETLKEEDVPKLREADRAENCYLMFLEQLEKQKRKDGFSSQPSLLKIIICCHWREILISGLFALLKILTLSAGPLLLNAFILVAEGHESFMYEGYVLAITLFFAKNIESVSQRQWYFRSRLIGLKVRSLLTAAVYKKQLQLSNSAKFVHSNGEIMNYVTVDAYRIGEFPFWFHQTWTTCLQLCLALVILIRAVGLATIAALVAIILTVACNAPVAKLQHQFQTKLMMAQDERLKVLTEALVNMKVLKLYAWENHFKNVVESLRKVELKWLSAVQLRRAYNIFLFWSSPILVSAATFGACYFLKVPLHANNVFTFVATLRLVQDPIRAIPDVIGVVIQAKVAFARIVKFLEAPELQTARVRQKHSTGSVKTAIVIKSADFSWEENLSKPTLRNIDLEVSHGEKVAICGEVGSGKSTLLAAILGEVTNTRGDIQVYGKIAYVSQTAWIQTGTIQDNILFGSLMDNQRYRETLERCSLIKDLELLPYGDLTEIGERGVNLSGGQKQRIQLARALYQNADIYLLDDPFSAVDAHTASSLFNEYVMEALSDKIVLLVTHQVDFLPGFDSVLLMSDGEILQSAPYNELLSTSQEFQDLVNAHKETAGSERLAQVTPSEKHLTYVKEIKKSFTEKQYKASNGDQLIKLEERETGDTGFKPYKQYLNQNKGYIYFSLGCVAHFVFVISLILQNSWLAANVDNPRISTLKLIVVYLIIGISSTIVMLLRSVTVVYMGIESSKSLFSQLLNSLFRSPMAFYDSTPLGRILSRVSADLSIVDLDVPFNLFIAVGATMNAVANLGVLAVITWQVLFVSLPTVYLTYRLQSYYFSTAKELMRINGTTKSLVANHIAESVAGATTIRAFEEEERFFSKNLQLVDINASPFFHSFAANEWLIQRLETLSATVLASAALCMVLLPPDTFSSGFIGMALSYGLSLNNSLVFSIQNQCTTANYIISVERLNQYMCIPSEAPEVIEQNRPPANWPHAGKVEIHDLQIRYRANSPLVLRGISCTFEGGHKIGIVGRTGSGKTTLIGALFRLVEPTRGNIIVDGIDISTIGLHDLRSRFGVIPQDPTLFNGTVRYNLDPLSQHSDGEIWEVLGKCQLRETVQEKEDGLDSLVMDDGSNWSMGQRQLFCLGRALLRRSRVLVLDEATASIDNATDMILQKTIRTEFVDCTVITVAHRIPTVMDCTMVLAMSDGKIVEYDEPMKLMKKEGSLFGKLVKEYWSHMQSAESH from the exons ATGGAGGAGATATGGACTATGTTTTGTGCTGAATCTGATTGCATAGGAGAGTCTTGTGGTTCATCATTCGAGTTTCTAAGTCATCCTTCGTCATGTACCAGCCACGCTTTGATTATCTTCTTCAATGTCGTTCTCTTGTTTATGCTCTTGATCACCATGGTTAAAAAGTCTTCCTCACCAAGACTTGATGGAGTCCCTTCTCGGTTTCAAGTCTTGTCAACTCTGCAGATAGTGTCAGCTGTCGTAAATGGTTGTCTCGGCTTGTCGTTTTTGTTCTTTGGCGTCTGGATATTAGAAGAGAAGCTGAGGCAAACCCATACTGCTCTGCCTTTGAATCTATGGTTTCAGGCTTTATTTCAAAGCTTCACTTTGTTGCTTATTGGCTTAACAGTAAGTATCAAGGTGAAGCAGCTGCCTAGAACACCAGTTCGACTGTTGACCATTCTTGCAACCTTGTTTGCTGGTTTTGCTTGTGTTCTGTCTTTGTTCGCCGCTGTTTTGAACAGACAAGTGACGATTAAGATAGCTTTGGATGTTTTATCTCTACCGGGAGCTGTTCTTTTACTCTTGTGTGCTTATAAGAGCTGTAAATATGAAGAGAATGATAATGATGTCATCGTTCAAAAAGGTCTTTATAGACCTTTGAATGGTGAGGCTAAGggcaaatatgatggtgaaaatcATGACTCAGTTACCCCATTTGCCAGAGAAGGCTGCTTCAGCAAGTTCTCGTTTTGGTGGCTAAACTCGTTGATGAAGAAGGGTAGGAAGGAAACTCTCAAGGAAGAAGATGTTCCAAAGCTGAGGGAAGCTGATCGAGCAGAAAATTGTTATCTAATGTTCTTGGAGCAATTAGAGAAACAGAAAAGGAAGGATGGTTTTTCTTCTCAACCATCATTATTGAAGATAATCATTTGTTGCCACTGGAGAGAGATTTTGATATCTGGGTTATTTGCTTTACTAAAAATATTGACTCTCTCTGCTGGTCCTTTACTTCTTAATGCATTCATTTTGGTTGCTGAAGGACATGAGAGCTTTATGTACGAAGGTTATGTTTTGGCCATAACCCTTTTCTTTGCTAAGAATATTGAATCTGTTTCTCAAAGACAATGGTACTTTAGAAGCAGACTTATTGGTTTGAAAGTGAGGTCTTTGCTTACAGCAGCCGTTTACAAGAAGCAGCTGCAATTATCTAACTCTGCTAAGTTTGTTCATTCTAATGGTGAGATTATGAATTATGTCACTGTTGATGCCTATAGGATTGGAGAATTCCCATTTTGGTTCCATCAGACTTGGACGACTTGTCTCCAACTCTGTCTCGCATTAGTAATTCTTATCCGAGCAGTTGGATTGGCCACAATAGCAGCCTTGGTGGCTATCATTCTTACTGTGGCTTGCAATGCTCCAGTGGCTAAGTTACAACACCAATTTCAGACGAAACTTATGATGGCTCAAGATGAAAGGCTGAAAGTTCTGACTGAGGCTCTTGTGAACATGAAGGTGTTGAAACTCTATGCTTGGGAAAATCACTTCAAGAATGTGGTTGAAAGTTTGAGGAAGGTGGAGTTGAAATGGCTATCTGCTGTGCAGTTGAGAAGAGCATATAATATATTTCTTTTTTGGTCATCTCCTATTTTGGTCTCTGCTGCAACATTTGGAGCATGCTATTTTCTCAAAGTTCCCTTGCACGCCAACAATGTGTTCACTTTTGTAGCAACTTTGCGCCTTGTTCAGGACCCCATTAGAGCCATACCTGATGTTATTGGTGTGGTGATTCAAGCAAAGGTTGCATTTGCTCGGATTGTAAAATTCCTTGAGGCGCCAGAGCTGCAGACTGCGAGAGTCAGGCAAAAGCACAGCACAGGCAGTGTGAAAACAGCCATTGTGATTAAATCAGCTGATTTTTCATGGGAAGAGAATTTATCAAAGCCAACTCTGAGAAACATAGATCTAGAGGTTAGTCATGGTGAAAAGGTGGCTATATGTGGAGAGGTTGGGTCTGGGAAATCTACTCTTTTGGCAGCTATTCTTGGTGAAGTTACAAACACTAGAGGCGAT ATTCAAGTTTATGGGAAGATTGCCTATGTTTCTCAAACAGCATGGATCCAAACAGGCACAATACAAGACAATATTTTATTTGGCTCTCTTATGGACAATCAAAGATACCGTGAAACACTTGAGAGATGTTCACTAATCAAGGACCTGGAATTACTTCCTTATGGTGATCTGACTGAAATCGGGGAGAGGGGAGTAAATCTGAGTGGTGGCCAGAAACAAAGAATCCAACTTGCTCGCGCTCTTTATCAGAatgctgatatatatctcttggATGATCCATTCAGTGCCGTTGATGCACATACTGCTTCAAGCTTGTTTAAT GAATATGTCATGGAAGCTCTTTCAGACAAAATAGTCCTACTTGTGACTCACCAAGTTGATTTCCTTCCTGGATTTGATTCTGTACTG TTAATGTCTGATGGAGAAATTTTACAATCAGCTCCTTACAATGAGTTATTGTCAACAAGCCAAGAGTTTCAAGACCTTGTAAATGCGCATAAAGAGACTGCTGGTTCTGAAAGGCTGGCACAAGTGACACCTTCTGAGAAGCATTTAACATATGTGAAGGAGATTAAAAAGAGCTTCACAGAGAAGCAATACAAAGCATCTAATGGAGATCAGTTGATTAAGCTTGAAGAAAGAGAAACAGGTGACACAGGATTCAAGCCTTACAAGCAATATCTGAATCAAAACAAAGGATACATCTATTTCTCCCTCGGCTGTGTTGCGCACTTTGTATTTGTGATTAGTCTGATCTTGCAGAACTCTTGGTTGGCTGCTAATGTTGATAATCCAAGAATCAGCACATTGAAGTTAATTGTAGTGTACTTGATCATTGGAATTTCCTCAACAATTGTTATGCTTTTAAGATCAGTTACTGTAGTTTATATGGGGATTGAATCATCAAAATCTCTTTTTTCGCAACTGCTAAATTCCCTTTTTCGATCACCAATGGCCTTTTACGACTCCACACCTCTGGGAAGGATACTTAGTCGG GTTTCAGCTGACTTGAGTATAGTCGATTTGGATGTCCCATTTAACTTATTCATTGCTGTTGGGGCCACCATGAATGCAGTTGCTAATCTTGGAGTACTGGCTGTTATCACATGGCAAGTCTTGTTTGTCTCGTTACCAACAGTTTATCTGACTTATCGATTACAG AGCTATTACTTTTCCACTGCTAAAGAATTAATGCGCATCAACGGTACAACCAAGTCCTTGGTAGCAAACCATATTGCTGAGTCTGTAGCAGGAGCTACTACAATTAGGGCCTTTGAAGAGGAAGAACGCTTCTTTTCGAAGAACTTGCAACTTGTTGACATAAATGCCAGCCCTTTTTTCCACAGTTTTGCAGCAAATGAATGGTTAATTCAACGGTTGGAAACACTCAGTGCTACAGTTCTTGCTTCTGCAGCATTATGCATGGTCCTTCTTCCCCCTGATACTTTTAGCTCAG GGTTTATTGGGATGGCGCTCTCTTATGGCCTCTCACTGAACAATTCTCTTGTATTTTCTATTCAAAACCAATGCACTACCGCAAATTACATCATTTCAGTGGAAAGGCTAAACCAGTACATGTGCATTCCTAGTGAAGCACCTGAAGTGATTGAGCAAAATCGGCCCCCAGCCAATTGGCCCCATGCTGGTAAAGTAGAGATACATGATTTGCag ATCAGATATAGAGCCAACTCCCCACTTGTTCTTCGTGGCATCAGTTGCACATTTGAAGGAGGGCACAAGATTGGTATAGTTGGTAGAACCGGCAGTGGAAAAACCACTTTAATTGGTGCATTATTTCGCCTAGTAGAGCCTACCAGAGGGAATATTATAGTTGATGGTATTGACATCTCAACAATTGGGCTTCATGATTTGAGGTCACGCTTTGGTGTAATACCTCAAGATCCAACTCTATTTAATGGGACTGTCAGATACAATTTGGACCCCTTATCTCAACATTCTGACGGCGAAATATGGGAG